From one Rhodospirillales bacterium genomic stretch:
- a CDS encoding F0F1 ATP synthase subunit gamma: MPSLKSFKLRINSVKATRKITSAMKMVAAAKLRRAQESAEASRAYAERMGRMVAALAAGQKGVAGAPRLLAGTGEDKVHLLIPCTADRGLCGVFNSSVVRETRRLAQELRAGGKTVKLLCVGRKGRDVLRRDFKNDIVADFTGIGRKGVQYADAQPIAAKLVALYEAGAFDVATLIFNRFKSAMTQIVTRSQIVPLPVPAETAAAQGARAVPIFEPDEAEILAELLPRNLAIQTFQALLESSASEHGARMTAMDNATRNAGDMIDRLTLQYNRTRQAGITKELIEIISGAEAL, from the coding sequence ATGCCGAGCCTGAAATCCTTCAAACTGCGGATCAACAGCGTCAAGGCGACGCGCAAGATCACGTCGGCCATGAAGATGGTGGCCGCCGCGAAATTGCGCCGCGCGCAAGAGTCGGCCGAGGCCAGCCGCGCCTACGCCGAGCGCATGGGCCGCATGGTGGCCGCGCTCGCCGCCGGCCAGAAGGGCGTGGCCGGCGCGCCGAGGCTGCTCGCCGGCACCGGCGAGGACAAGGTGCACCTGCTGATCCCCTGCACCGCCGACCGGGGCCTCTGCGGCGTCTTCAACAGTTCGGTCGTGCGCGAAACCCGCCGCCTCGCCCAGGAGCTGCGCGCCGGGGGCAAGACCGTCAAGCTCCTCTGCGTCGGGCGCAAGGGCCGCGACGTGCTCCGGCGCGATTTCAAAAACGACATCGTCGCCGATTTCACCGGCATCGGGCGCAAGGGCGTCCAATACGCCGACGCCCAGCCGATCGCGGCGAAGCTCGTCGCCCTCTACGAGGCGGGCGCCTTCGACGTCGCCACGCTCATTTTCAACCGCTTCAAGTCGGCCATGACCCAGATCGTGACCCGGAGCCAGATCGTGCCGCTGCCGGTGCCGGCGGAAACCGCGGCCGCTCAGGGCGCGCGCGCGGTGCCGATCTTCGAGCCGGACGAGGCCGAGATCCTGGCCGAGCTGCTGCCGCGCAACCTCGCCATCCAGACGTTCCAGGCGCTGCTCGAAAGCTCGGCGTCCGAGCACGGCGCGCGCATGACCGCGATGGACAACGCGACCCGCAACGCGGGCGACATGATCGACCGGCTGACGCTGCAATACAACCGCACGCGCCAGGCCGGCATCACCAAGGAACTGATCGAAATCATCTCGGGCGCGGAAGCGCTCTAG
- a CDS encoding F0F1 ATP synthase subunit alpha, whose protein sequence is MDIRAAEISAILKERIANFGAEAEVAEVGQVLSVGDGIARIWGLDSVQAGEMVEFPGGIKGMALNLEDDNVGAVIFGDDRNIREGDTVKRTGAIVDVPVGKELLGRVVDGLGQPIDGKGPIASAKRARVEVKAPGIVPRRSVHEPMQTGIKAIDSLIPIGRGQRELIIGDRQTGKTAIIVDTILNQKRVNESGDEKSKLYCVYVAIGQKRSTVAQLVKTLEDNDALKYSIVIAATASDPAPLQFLAPYTGCAMGEYFRDNGMHAVIFYDDLSKQAVAYRQMSLLLRRPPGREAYPGDVFYLHSRLLERAAKMNDGHGAGSLTALPVIETQAGDVSAYIPTNVISITDGQIFLETELFYKGIRPAVNVGLSVSRVGSAAQIKAMKQVAGTIKLELAQYREMAAFAQFASDLDAATQRLLARGARLTEILKQPQYSPLPVEEQVALIFAGVRGYLDKIAVGDVGKFERQALSELRAKGKDILDTLRTEREISKKTEERMTRFYDEFAKTFAG, encoded by the coding sequence ATGGACATTCGCGCCGCGGAAATTTCCGCCATCCTCAAGGAACGCATCGCCAACTTCGGCGCCGAAGCCGAGGTCGCGGAGGTGGGCCAAGTGTTGTCGGTCGGCGACGGCATCGCCCGCATCTGGGGGCTCGATTCCGTGCAGGCCGGCGAAATGGTCGAGTTTCCCGGCGGCATCAAGGGCATGGCGCTGAACCTGGAGGACGACAACGTCGGCGCGGTGATTTTCGGCGACGACCGCAACATCCGCGAGGGCGACACGGTCAAGCGCACCGGCGCCATCGTCGACGTGCCGGTCGGCAAGGAGCTGTTGGGTCGCGTGGTCGACGGGCTCGGCCAGCCGATCGACGGCAAGGGTCCGATCGCGTCAGCCAAGCGCGCGCGGGTCGAGGTCAAGGCGCCGGGCATCGTGCCGCGCCGTTCGGTGCACGAGCCGATGCAAACCGGCATCAAGGCGATCGACAGCCTGATCCCGATCGGCCGCGGCCAGCGCGAGCTGATCATCGGCGACCGCCAGACCGGCAAGACGGCGATCATCGTCGACACCATCCTCAACCAGAAGCGGGTCAACGAAAGCGGCGACGAGAAGAGCAAGCTCTACTGCGTCTACGTCGCGATCGGCCAGAAGCGCTCGACCGTCGCCCAGCTGGTCAAGACGCTGGAAGACAACGACGCGCTCAAGTACTCGATCGTGATCGCGGCGACCGCGTCCGACCCGGCGCCGTTGCAGTTCCTGGCCCCCTACACCGGCTGCGCCATGGGCGAGTATTTCCGCGACAACGGCATGCACGCGGTCATCTTCTACGACGATCTGTCCAAGCAGGCGGTGGCCTACCGCCAGATGTCGCTCTTGCTCCGCCGCCCGCCGGGGCGCGAAGCCTATCCCGGCGACGTGTTCTATCTCCATTCGCGCCTGCTCGAGCGCGCGGCCAAAATGAACGACGGCCACGGCGCCGGCTCGCTCACCGCGCTGCCGGTGATCGAAACCCAGGCGGGCGACGTGTCGGCCTACATCCCGACCAACGTCATTTCCATCACCGACGGCCAGATCTTCCTCGAAACCGAACTGTTCTATAAGGGCATCCGCCCGGCGGTGAACGTCGGCCTCTCGGTCAGCCGCGTCGGCTCCGCCGCCCAGATCAAGGCGATGAAGCAGGTCGCCGGCACCATCAAGCTCGAACTCGCCCAGTACCGCGAGATGGCCGCCTTCGCCCAGTTCGCCTCCGACCTCGACGCCGCGACCCAGCGCCTGCTCGCGCGCGGCGCGCGGCTGACCGAAATCCTCAAGCAGCCGCAGTACAGCCCACTGCCGGTCGAGGAGCAGGTGGCGTTGATCTTCGCCGGGGTGCGCGGCTATCTCGACAAGATCGCGGTCGGCGACGTCGGCAAGTTCGAGCGCCAGGCGCTGTCGGAGCTGCGCGCCAAGGGCAAGGACATTCTCGACACCCTCCGGACCGAGAGGGAAATCTCCAAGAAGACCGAGGAACGGATGACGCGCTTCTACGACGAATTCGCCAAGACCTTCGCCGGCTGA
- a CDS encoding F0F1 ATP synthase subunit delta: protein MSTGASTGATGLAARYAAALFDLAEEKGKLDRVAEDLARLGAMVADSHDLGRLIRSPRMSREDQHFGLDAVMEEARLDALTRNFVGLTVKNRRAAQLPDMIAAFRARLAERAGEITAEVASAKPLSKDQTDALESQLKKALGARVVIHARVEPELLGGLVVKVGSRMVDSSLRSRLARMRTAMKGTA from the coding sequence GTGTCCACCGGAGCTTCCACAGGGGCGACAGGCCTCGCCGCCCGCTATGCGGCCGCTTTGTTCGATTTGGCGGAGGAAAAAGGCAAGCTCGACCGCGTCGCCGAGGACCTCGCCCGGCTCGGCGCCATGGTCGCCGACAGCCACGACCTCGGGCGCCTGATCCGCTCGCCGCGCATGTCGCGCGAGGATCAGCACTTCGGCCTCGACGCGGTGATGGAGGAAGCCCGCCTCGACGCGCTGACCCGCAACTTCGTCGGCCTGACGGTGAAAAACCGCCGCGCCGCCCAGCTGCCCGACATGATCGCCGCGTTTCGCGCCCGGCTCGCCGAGCGCGCGGGCGAAATTACCGCCGAGGTCGCCTCGGCCAAACCGCTCTCGAAAGACCAGACCGACGCGCTCGAAAGCCAGCTCAAGAAGGCCCTCGGCGCCAGGGTCGTGATCCACGCCCGGGTCGAGCCCGAGCTGCTCGGCGGCCTGGTCGTCAAGGTCGGCTCGCGCATGGTCGACAGCTCGCTCCGTTCGCGCCTCGCGCGCATGCGCACCGCCATGAAAGGAACCGCCTGA
- a CDS encoding response regulator has translation MTTVATPRNPGGPSAGPNGLLDRPNRGSQWDPAHERLCALVYLIVGERRFARSMIKSALNGFGFRNLTECESAEHALKVIVEGGVDAVLVEHDMPGTNGAEFVWRLRRLGDERARRLPVVMVGNDALAAHVRDAVDSGVNEYLPKPYSRRDFYARIRRAVLAPKPFVVTPGYVGPDRRIVDQGPPRGSERRVGLPMSVQLYALAGSEPKWIKAAKLGTDGGDKTASPAESPAEAKPPGALPHASATGNPAPFSAAPSSVLAESDFSGGGAGERLAARRARRETHKKP, from the coding sequence ATGACCACGGTCGCGACGCCCCGCAATCCGGGCGGACCCAGTGCCGGTCCGAATGGGCTTCTCGATCGGCCGAACCGCGGGAGCCAATGGGATCCCGCCCACGAGCGGCTTTGTGCCCTTGTTTATCTGATCGTCGGCGAGCGGCGTTTCGCGCGCTCCATGATCAAGAGCGCCCTCAACGGCTTCGGCTTCCGCAATTTGACCGAATGCGAATCGGCCGAGCACGCACTCAAGGTGATCGTGGAGGGCGGCGTCGACGCGGTCCTGGTCGAGCACGACATGCCGGGCACCAACGGCGCCGAATTCGTCTGGCGGCTGCGCCGCCTCGGCGACGAGCGGGCGCGGCGGCTGCCGGTGGTGATGGTCGGCAACGACGCCCTCGCCGCCCACGTCCGCGACGCGGTCGATTCCGGCGTCAACGAATATCTGCCGAAACCGTACTCCCGGCGCGACTTTTATGCCCGCATCCGCCGCGCGGTCCTCGCGCCCAAGCCGTTCGTCGTCACGCCCGGCTACGTCGGCCCCGACCGGCGCATCGTCGATCAGGGCCCGCCGCGCGGGTCCGAGCGGCGCGTCGGGCTTCCGATGTCGGTTCAGCTTTACGCGCTCGCCGGATCGGAGCCGAAGTGGATCAAGGCCGCGAAGCTGGGGACGGACGGCGGCGACAAAACCGCGAGTCCGGCGGAGTCGCCCGCGGAAGCCAAACCGCCCGGCGCCTTGCCGCACGCGTCCGCGACCGGGAACCCGGCGCCGTTTTCCGCCGCGCCGTCTTCAGTCCTCGCCGAATCGGACTTTTCCGGAGGCGGCGCGGGAGAACGCCTTGCGGCCCGGCGCGCGCGCCGCGAGACTCACAAGAAAC